The sequence ACCGTCAGCCGGCTGCGCGGAAAGCTCGGGGACCCCGGGCTCATCACGGCCGACAAGGGGCAGGGATACCGCCTGTGCGACTGAATCCGCGCGCGCTCCTCGGCAGGCTGCCCTTCCGAGCCCGCCTGGCCGCGGCCATCTCCACCCTCTTCCTGTTCACGGGCGTGGCACTGCTGGCCTTCGTGGTGCTCCTCGCGCGGCACGGAACGGCCCAGCAGGTCGAGGGCATCGCCATCGCCTACGGGAACACGTCGACCGAGGCCCGGCCGTCCTACTCCCCCGTGCACCCCACCGGGCCCCAGGCCACCCGGGGCAGGGGCGACGGCGACTTCGCCATGATCCAGAAGATCGACTGGACCATCCAGGCCGTCCAGGACACCGCGCTGCGCCAGACCGTGCTCTGGTCGGGAGTCGGGCTGCTGATCATGGCACTGCTGGCCGGGCTGATCGGCTGGTGGCTGGCCGGACGAGCGCTGCGTCCCGTCGCCTCGATGACCGAGGCGGCCCGGCGGATCAGCGAGGAGAATCTGCACCAGCGGCTGGCGCTCACCGGACCCGACGACGAACTCCACCGCCTCGCGGACACCTTCGACACGATGCTCGAACGGCTGGAGAAGTCCTTCGAGAGTCAGCGACGCTTCATCGCCAACGCCTCCCACGAACTCAGAACACCCCTTGCCGTCCAGCGCACCAGTCTGCAGGTCGGCCTCGCCGATCCGCTGCCCGAGGGCCTCGCCGAAGTCCGCGAGGACCTGCTCGCCGCCAACCGCGAGGCCGAGCAGCTGGTCAACGCCCTCCTCCTGCTCGCCCGCAGCGACCGTGGCCTGGAGGAGCCCGTCGACGTGGACCTGTCGGCCACCGCGCGGACCGTGACCGCGGAACTCGCTCCGCAGGCCGCGAACGAGCGCGTAGACGTCGCCCTGACGGCGAAAGCCCCGCTGCCCGTCCTCGGCGACCCGCTGCTGCTACGGCATCTGCTGACCAACCTCGTGCGCAACGCGGTCCAGTACAACCGTCCGGGCG is a genomic window of Streptomyces sp. NBC_00414 containing:
- a CDS encoding ATP-binding protein — translated: MRLNPRALLGRLPFRARLAAAISTLFLFTGVALLAFVVLLARHGTAQQVEGIAIAYGNTSTEARPSYSPVHPTGPQATRGRGDGDFAMIQKIDWTIQAVQDTALRQTVLWSGVGLLIMALLAGLIGWWLAGRALRPVASMTEAARRISEENLHQRLALTGPDDELHRLADTFDTMLERLEKSFESQRRFIANASHELRTPLAVQRTSLQVGLADPLPEGLAEVREDLLAANREAEQLVNALLLLARSDRGLEEPVDVDLSATARTVTAELAPQAANERVDVALTAKAPLPVLGDPLLLRHLLTNLVRNAVQYNRPGGHVRVRLEGRTVTVTNTGPHVPAERIPYLFEPFRRLDRDRTGAGGHGLGLSIASSIAEAHGAELTAEPGDDGGFSIALRFP